Proteins co-encoded in one Balneolaceae bacterium genomic window:
- a CDS encoding sodium:solute symporter family protein → MMVFYSLIFGIGAYAAQLQKGGGSDSFLLAGRKLPLFLAIFTMSATWVGGGYINGTAEYTYSSGLVWVQAPWGYALSLIIGGLFFARKMRRRGYRTMLDPLEEKFGKRVSALFFLPALSGELFWTAAILTALGTTFGAIAGLDTTTAIILSALITIAYTALGGLWAVALTDFIQLILLFVGLTLTIPFALDAVGGWPAAWDQYQQQFGAAASFLPSKEALGNYYWNWWDYALLLSLGGIPWQVYFQRVLASRDAKTAVRLSVIAGFVCLAAAVPAVMIGIIGQVADWSSIGAPAPPDAASILPWVVRYLTPAWAGIIGLGAVAAAVMSSADSSILSASSMSGWNVYRPLFKPKIDTKSLRKLVQRMIWIIGIAAMLIALNIQSVYELWFLCSDFVYCLLFPALVCSLFDPKANSAGAVAGFIVAAFLRFGGGDPTLGIPIMLPYPMIEDGVNLFPFRTLAMVSGLITIMGVSRIRNLFR, encoded by the coding sequence ATGATGGTATTTTACTCCCTGATTTTCGGGATTGGAGCGTACGCCGCACAACTACAGAAAGGGGGCGGCAGTGATAGCTTTCTTCTTGCCGGCCGTAAACTCCCATTGTTCCTGGCTATTTTTACGATGAGTGCAACGTGGGTGGGCGGAGGTTACATCAACGGAACGGCAGAGTACACATACAGTTCCGGATTGGTATGGGTTCAGGCTCCCTGGGGTTATGCCTTGAGCCTGATTATTGGCGGTCTTTTTTTTGCGCGAAAGATGCGTCGCAGAGGATATCGAACCATGTTAGATCCTTTGGAGGAGAAGTTTGGAAAACGAGTTTCAGCTCTGTTTTTCTTACCTGCTCTGTCGGGTGAGTTGTTCTGGACGGCTGCTATTTTAACCGCATTGGGAACCACATTTGGAGCAATTGCAGGTCTGGATACTACAACTGCCATTATACTATCCGCTTTAATCACCATTGCTTATACAGCGTTGGGTGGACTTTGGGCAGTTGCCCTCACAGATTTTATACAGCTTATTCTTCTGTTTGTGGGGCTCACTCTTACAATTCCGTTTGCACTCGATGCAGTAGGAGGCTGGCCTGCGGCATGGGATCAGTATCAACAGCAGTTTGGTGCTGCCGCCAGTTTTTTGCCAAGTAAAGAAGCCCTTGGTAATTATTACTGGAACTGGTGGGATTACGCCCTGTTGCTTAGTCTTGGCGGTATTCCATGGCAGGTTTATTTCCAGCGGGTACTCGCCTCCCGGGATGCAAAAACAGCCGTTCGTCTGTCAGTTATAGCGGGATTTGTCTGTCTTGCCGCCGCGGTTCCTGCAGTTATGATTGGTATTATCGGGCAGGTGGCTGACTGGAGTTCAATTGGCGCACCTGCACCGCCGGATGCAGCTTCAATTTTACCGTGGGTAGTCCGCTATCTGACCCCGGCCTGGGCGGGAATTATTGGATTGGGAGCCGTTGCAGCTGCTGTGATGTCATCGGCTGACTCCTCTATTCTTTCTGCATCCTCCATGTCGGGATGGAACGTATATCGCCCGCTTTTCAAACCAAAAATTGATACGAAATCCCTCCGAAAACTCGTTCAGCGAATGATCTGGATCATTGGGATTGCCGCGATGCTTATTGCCCTCAACATTCAAAGTGTGTATGAGTTGTGGTTTCTGTGCAGCGATTTTGTGTACTGCCTGCTGTTTCCCGCGCTGGTCTGTTCTTTATTTGATCCCAAAGCAAACTCGGCAGGCGCTGTAGCCGGTTTTATCGTTGCTGCGTTTTTGAGATTTGGTGGGGGAGACCCTACGCTCGGTATTCCAATTATGCTGCCTTATCCTATGATTGAAGATGGAGTGAATCTGTTTCCATTCAGAACTCTTGCGATGGTTTCAGGCTTGATCACAATTATGGGGGTCTCCAGGATTCGCAACCTGTTTCGATAA
- a CDS encoding LytTR family transcriptional regulator DNA-binding domain-containing protein, protein MAGIILVIGFGNTYGDYLNSFYFVTFLLPVAMATSYFFNYYLVPNYLLNRNYLRFSIYTIYTIIISLYLEMVVVTISFIVLANYQYEELNPIMTNIFVLGFAVYLIVLIKAFFLLFRRVKNNEFKVQQLMEEKEALKTEFITIRADRKNHQIKLDDIIYLESLSDYVKLHTSDQTLTTRETISSFEKTLPETFIRIHRSYIVNQEHVSNFNSTSVEIGDLELPISRTYKSDAISILEGKDSTMA, encoded by the coding sequence ATGGCCGGGATCATTCTGGTCATTGGCTTTGGAAACACCTATGGAGATTATCTCAATAGTTTCTACTTCGTCACTTTTCTTCTTCCTGTGGCAATGGCTACCTCCTACTTTTTCAATTACTATTTAGTACCGAACTATTTATTGAATAGAAATTACCTGAGATTTTCAATCTACACGATCTATACAATTATCATCTCACTTTACCTGGAGATGGTTGTAGTGACAATTTCCTTCATCGTTCTGGCCAACTATCAGTATGAGGAATTGAACCCAATAATGACAAATATTTTTGTTTTAGGATTTGCCGTTTACCTGATTGTTTTGATCAAAGCATTTTTCCTTCTTTTCAGGAGAGTAAAAAACAACGAATTCAAAGTTCAGCAACTGATGGAAGAAAAAGAAGCGCTGAAAACGGAGTTCATAACGATTCGGGCAGATCGAAAAAATCATCAAATAAAACTGGATGATATTATCTATCTCGAAAGTCTTAGTGACTATGTAAAACTTCACACATCTGATCAAACACTCACAACCCGGGAGACGATCTCTTCGTTTGAAAAAACCCTGCCGGAAACGTTTATCCGGATTCACCGGTCGTATATTGTCAACCAAGAACATGTCAGTAATTTCAATTCAACCTCAGTAGAGATAGGTGATTTAGAATTGCCGATCAGCCGAACGTATAAATCTGATGCGATTTCCATACTTGAAGGGAAAGACTCAACTATGGCATGA
- the katG gene encoding catalase/peroxidase HPI, translated as MDSEKKQNASSMETNESESGCPFHNGNGSQREVAGGGTSIRDWWPNKLNLDILRQHSSLSDPMGEDFDYTEEFKELDLKAVKQDLHDLMTDSKEWWPADWGHYGPLFIRMAWHSAGTYRVADGRGGAGTGNQRFAPVNSWPDNVSLDKARRLLWPIKQKYGKKLSWADLMILTGNVALESMGFETFGFGGGRKDAWEPEKDINWGPEHEWLGSERHDEDGNLEGRLAADHMGLIYVNPEGPNGEPNPEKSAQFIRQSFKRMAMNDEETVALIAGGHTFGKVHGAAPEEHNGPDPEAAPIEQQGLGWKNDYGTGKGPDTITSGLEGAWTNKPLEWDMGFFENLFEYEWELTKSPAGKYQWTPKDGAGDGTVPDAHDPDKKNAPMMLTTDVALKADPEYRKISKRFYENPDEFADVFARAWFKLVHRDMGPKSLYLGPEVPEEDLIWQDPIPEVDHELINDKDVDELKGKILDSGLSVSELVSAAWASASTFRSSDKRGGANGARVRLAPQKDWEVNNPEQLANVLETLEGIQEEFNKCSIRQ; from the coding sequence ATGGATAGTGAAAAAAAACAGAATGCATCAAGTATGGAAACAAATGAAAGTGAAAGCGGATGTCCGTTTCATAATGGCAATGGGTCTCAAAGAGAGGTTGCCGGCGGCGGAACCTCAATTCGTGACTGGTGGCCGAACAAACTAAATCTCGATATACTACGTCAGCACTCATCTCTGTCAGATCCAATGGGAGAGGATTTTGATTACACAGAGGAATTTAAAGAACTGGATCTGAAAGCGGTAAAGCAGGATCTGCATGATTTGATGACAGACTCCAAGGAGTGGTGGCCTGCAGATTGGGGACATTATGGTCCGCTTTTTATTCGAATGGCCTGGCACAGTGCGGGTACCTACCGTGTGGCTGATGGACGTGGCGGAGCCGGAACAGGGAACCAGCGCTTCGCACCCGTAAATAGCTGGCCCGATAATGTAAGCCTTGATAAAGCACGCCGTTTACTTTGGCCCATTAAGCAAAAATATGGAAAGAAACTGTCCTGGGCTGATCTAATGATTCTTACCGGTAATGTTGCCCTGGAATCTATGGGATTTGAGACGTTTGGTTTTGGCGGCGGACGAAAAGATGCCTGGGAACCCGAGAAGGATATTAACTGGGGCCCCGAGCATGAGTGGCTGGGAAGTGAACGCCACGACGAAGATGGAAATCTTGAAGGGCGGCTCGCAGCAGATCATATGGGATTGATTTATGTGAACCCCGAAGGACCCAACGGTGAGCCGAATCCGGAGAAATCAGCTCAATTTATTCGTCAATCGTTCAAACGTATGGCGATGAATGATGAGGAGACCGTTGCATTGATAGCGGGCGGACACACATTTGGGAAAGTGCACGGTGCCGCACCCGAAGAGCACAACGGTCCTGATCCTGAAGCTGCACCTATTGAACAACAGGGACTTGGCTGGAAAAACGATTATGGAACGGGTAAAGGACCCGACACCATTACCAGTGGATTGGAAGGTGCATGGACGAATAAACCACTTGAGTGGGATATGGGCTTTTTTGAAAACCTGTTTGAATACGAATGGGAATTGACCAAGAGTCCTGCCGGGAAGTATCAATGGACACCGAAAGACGGGGCTGGAGACGGCACTGTACCAGATGCCCACGATCCGGATAAGAAAAATGCTCCCATGATGCTTACAACGGATGTTGCTCTGAAAGCAGATCCTGAGTACAGGAAAATCTCAAAGCGATTTTATGAGAACCCGGATGAATTTGCAGATGTATTCGCACGCGCCTGGTTCAAGCTTGTTCACCGCGATATGGGGCCAAAGTCATTGTATCTCGGGCCTGAAGTTCCTGAGGAAGACCTGATCTGGCAAGATCCCATTCCTGAGGTGGACCATGAGCTGATCAATGATAAAGATGTTGATGAATTGAAAGGGAAAATTCTTGATTCAGGCCTTTCAGTTTCAGAACTGGTTTCTGCAGCGTGGGCATCTGCCTCCACCTTCCGTAGTTCAGATAAGCGTGGCGGTGCCAACGGAGCTCGTGTTCGTTTAGCTCCTCAGAAAGACTGGGAAGTAAACAACCCTGAGCAACTGGCGAACGTGCTTGAGACGCTTGAAGGAATCCAGGAAGAGTTCAACAAATGCTCAATCCGGCAATAA
- a CDS encoding CDP-alcohol phosphatidyltransferase family protein: protein MLKRLKAWTVHLFTASGIIAVFMALISTAENDFRTAMLWLIAAQLIDGVDGTLARRYNVQKVLPKVSGKSIDFVIDFCGYAVIPAFMIYQAALMQEWVGLSMALLIVFTSAIYYGKTGMITDDFYFKGFPVMWNMAAFYLIFIFNFPDTLNAVLIFLLAVMQFLPIKFAYPSMTSRWKPATLTFTTILMVSMTGMLILYPNYPDFLYWGPIISLDYFAVFGFAATFIFKE, encoded by the coding sequence ATGCTCAAACGTCTGAAGGCATGGACGGTACATCTTTTTACCGCAAGCGGAATCATAGCTGTTTTTATGGCCCTTATTTCAACCGCCGAAAATGACTTTCGGACCGCAATGCTATGGTTAATCGCCGCTCAGCTGATCGATGGCGTGGATGGCACACTGGCTCGCAGATACAACGTACAGAAGGTGTTACCAAAAGTAAGTGGTAAGAGCATCGATTTTGTGATCGACTTTTGCGGATATGCCGTTATACCCGCATTTATGATTTACCAGGCTGCACTAATGCAAGAGTGGGTTGGCCTTTCCATGGCATTATTAATTGTTTTTACATCTGCAATCTATTACGGAAAAACGGGGATGATTACGGATGATTTTTACTTCAAAGGATTTCCGGTTATGTGGAACATGGCAGCTTTTTACCTGATATTCATCTTTAATTTTCCCGATACTTTAAATGCTGTTCTGATTTTTTTACTCGCCGTAATGCAGTTTCTTCCCATCAAGTTTGCTTATCCAAGTATGACCTCACGATGGAAACCCGCCACGTTAACATTTACAACAATATTAATGGTATCCATGACGGGAATGTTGATTTTATATCCCAATTATCCCGATTTCCTATACTGGGGCCCTATTATCAGTCTTGATTATTTTGCCGTATTTGGTTTTGCTGCAACATTTATTTTCAAAGAATGA
- a CDS encoding toxin-antitoxin system HicB family antitoxin: MSTLSVRLPDSLHKKLKELAEKEGVSMNQLITLAVSEKMSALLTVDYLRERAERGNRKKFEEIMSEVPDVEPEEYDKL, encoded by the coding sequence ATGAGTACCTTAAGCGTAAGATTACCCGATTCACTGCACAAAAAATTAAAAGAGCTTGCTGAAAAGGAAGGGGTTTCTATGAATCAGTTGATCACTCTGGCTGTTTCGGAAAAGATGTCTGCACTATTAACGGTAGATTATCTGAGAGAAAGGGCAGAAAGAGGAAACCGAAAAAAGTTTGAAGAAATAATGTCTGAAGTACCCGATGTGGAACCGGAGGAGTATGATAAATTATAG
- a CDS encoding MotA/TolQ/ExbB proton channel family protein, which translates to MFDLFYMGGPLFMGILTIILIAVIATAGYIFLQPGRDDSKSPSPTLVREIGIFALVFGFFGQFMGLYQAFTAIEQMGSVSPALLAGGLKVSTITTLYGMMIFVIAWLLYFGLKAIVSNR; encoded by the coding sequence ATGTTTGATCTATTTTATATGGGCGGCCCGCTATTCATGGGAATACTAACTATCATTTTAATTGCTGTTATCGCAACTGCAGGATATATCTTTCTGCAACCCGGCAGAGATGATTCAAAATCACCATCCCCAACCCTGGTTCGGGAAATTGGGATATTTGCATTGGTTTTTGGTTTCTTTGGTCAGTTTATGGGCTTGTACCAGGCATTTACAGCAATAGAGCAGATGGGATCCGTTTCTCCGGCGTTGTTAGCCGGCGGACTCAAAGTTTCAACTATCACGACGCTTTACGGGATGATGATCTTTGTGATCGCCTGGCTTCTCTATTTTGGATTAAAAGCAATTGTTTCAAATAGATAA
- a CDS encoding peroxidase family protein codes for MRRLKESRKSSTNAQSGNKKVSLADLIVLGGSAAIEKAAEKAGHDITVPFTPGRTDATDEQTDVESFEWMRPEADGFRNYYKPSPRRNATPEEMLVDRAQLMTLTAPEMTVLLGGMRVLDTNYDGSDHGVFTDNPGALSNDFFLNLLDLRYEWKPVSDDKLEFEVRDRDTGEAKWTATRADLIFGSNSELRALAEVYGSADSEEKFLNDFVNAWTKVMELDRFDLK; via the coding sequence TTGAGACGCTTGAAGGAATCCAGGAAGAGTTCAACAAATGCTCAATCCGGCAATAAGAAAGTATCACTCGCCGATCTGATTGTTCTTGGCGGATCTGCTGCCATTGAAAAAGCGGCGGAGAAGGCGGGACATGATATTACCGTTCCTTTTACTCCGGGACGAACCGATGCCACCGATGAACAAACGGATGTGGAGTCTTTTGAATGGATGCGGCCGGAAGCAGATGGGTTCCGAAACTACTACAAACCCAGCCCGCGGCGAAATGCCACACCGGAAGAGATGCTGGTGGACAGGGCACAATTGATGACACTGACAGCTCCGGAAATGACAGTGCTCCTGGGAGGAATGCGTGTGCTGGATACCAATTACGATGGCTCCGATCACGGCGTCTTTACAGACAATCCCGGTGCACTGAGCAACGATTTCTTCCTGAACCTGCTCGATCTCCGGTATGAGTGGAAACCCGTTTCGGATGATAAGCTGGAATTTGAAGTTCGCGACCGCGACACCGGTGAAGCAAAATGGACCGCAACCCGTGCAGACCTGATCTTTGGATCCAATTCTGAACTCCGCGCACTCGCTGAAGTGTATGGAAGTGCAGACTCTGAAGAGAAGTTCCTGAACGACTTCGTAAACGCCTGGACCAAGGTGATGGAGTTGGATCGGTTTGATCTGAAATAA